CGACAGGGCTCTTAAAATATGAAGAGGCACCCTTCAGCTCGTTTTGGACTTTGGTTAGGTCGTACTTCTTGTTCATGCTGTGGCCTTACTTCGGCTGGTCTCGATCTGTTCCTTTAGATCCTGGCAACCAGCGAGGTTGTTGATCTTGATTTCGTTCTTGTCGTTGCCCACTGACAGCGCAATCGTGCCGTAGTCGAACTGCGAGGCGATCGGGCCAACACTGGTGGAGACGGAATGGATGTTGGCCAGGGAAAGCGCTTTTCCTGAATCGTTAGGAGTCCTTGCTTGAGCGTGACGCCGGTGTCGTCGATCAACACGCTAGTTCTGGTGTAGAGCAGGATCGATCGGGCGATTAGGACCACCCCGATGAGGGGAACCACGACGGTGAAGGAGGCGAACACGCTGGCGAGAAACCAAAAGGCGATGGACAGCAGAGTCCAGGCTCCGCTGACGCGGTACTGAGTAGATTCCATAACTAAACGCTAAACAGCTCTCCAATAAGCCGCTCATACGCCTGAGATCCTTTGGAACTGGCGTTGTAGGAGAAGATGTCTTGCTGGTTGAAGTGGGCATCACGCAGATCGACGTTCTTCGGGATGATCGTGTTGAGCACCGAGTCGCCATAGGTCTGGCGCAGCAATTTCAAAGAGTTCTTGGTATTGATAGTTGGCTCGCTCATGGTGAAGACGAACCCAGCCAACTCCAGTTCCGGATTGAAGTGAATCTTGACCTCTTCGATGGTCTTGCCCATCTGGACGGTCGAGTCAAGCTCAAAGTAGCCAGGGGAGACCACCACCAACACCTTGTCAGCGGCCGTGAAGGCATTCAGCGTCAACCAGGACAGTGCGGGAGGGCAATCGATCACCACGAAGTCGTAGTCGCCTTTGACCGCCTCCAGCGCCGCTTTGAGGCGAGCTTCACGGTGATCAATGGCGGTCGTCAGTGAGATGTCTGTCTCAGACAACAAAATGTGCGACGGCACGATGTCCAAATTGGGAATCGACGTAGGGGAGATCGCCAAAGGTTTGCGATCGATGATCGTCGCGTACAGCGTTCGATCTTTAGAAAATTCTTGGTAGTTGGGTAAAACGACCTTGGAGGAGTTGGCTTGGGAGTCCGTATCGATCAGAAGGGTCCGCTTGCCACGATGGGCAAGTCCGGCAGCGAGCGATATGGATGTGGTGGTTTTGCCAGTCCCACCTTTTTGAGAGGCAACAGCGAGAATCATTTTCCTCCAGGTCAGCCACGGTAGTGCCCGCGAGCGGGGTAGCCACACGTGATTGTGGTGATACGTCCATACTGGACATAATGCAAGCAAGTGTCAAGCTGGAATCACAGCTTCCCTGGGAAACCATTAACTGCATGGAGTAGCTATCAGGATCCTTGGGCGACGAGTCGTCGAAGTCCGACCTTAATATCACTCACCAAAACTTCTCCACCGCTTGGCTCAAAGACCGAGATCCAGCCGAGTGAGGCAAACTCTTTAAGGACTGATTCAACCAGCAGTGTCGGCAGCTCCAGGGCTCGCGCGATCGTGTCACTGTCAGTCGTTCCTGCAACGACAGACGTGGCGATCTCTTGGCGCTCCTGCTTGAACTCAGGGTGTGTTTGTTGAAAGTAGAGCCGTAAGGCACGGGGAGTGACGGTGATTGCCGCTGGAACTGAGCCAGCCGCGATGACCCACGCAACTTCAATGTGCCCCTTGCTCTCAAGGACCTCGATCGCATCATCAAGTTCTTGTCGGCTCAGCCCGTCAGTAAGCAGCATCTGGCAAATCGAATCGCCGTCGAGAAAATCTTGGCCTGCAGCCTCAGCCTGACGACACGCCGCCCACAATACTTTGATATCGGTTTCTGTTAATCCAGCTATCGCCGCAGTCGTTTCATGGTTGGTTGGTGTCGGATGATACAGGGAAGCGCCAGCGGTACCGAGATCTTTTCTCATACTCTGCGCGAGTTTTTCCAAGAGCTCGGCCATCCTTCCAACAGAGCTTTCTTTAACGGAGATCCGTTGGCCGAGCTTGAGTGCTAGATCACCGGTTTCGTCGAGGTACTTTTGATCAACTATTCCCTGTTGATGCTCCAAGAGGTGCCGTTGTTGGAATAGCTTCTGCAGTTGTGCCCACTCTTTCGGATCCAGGGTCTGAGTGTATGAACGGCCACCAGCTTGCGTCCAAAGCCGGTCGCCCCTCGACAAATTTTGAAATGCATTGCGACTAGGGACAGTTGTGAAGTTTGGTAGGCGAGGATAGGAGATCTCGGCAAACCGCTGAAAAGCGGTGACGAGATTGCCGATCTGCCCCTCTAACATATCTCGCTGATACTGATCTATGAGATTGATATCACCACCACTTGCTGCGATCAAGGCCACCGCCTTACCGACCGACCGCGCCTTCGTTAGGGTCT
The genomic region above belongs to Thermomicrobiales bacterium and contains:
- a CDS encoding ParA family protein produces the protein MILAVASQKGGTGKTTTSISLAAGLAHRGKRTLLIDTDSQANSSKVVLPNYQEFSKDRTLYATIIDRKPLAISPTSIPNLDIVPSHILLSETDISLTTAIDHREARLKAALEAVKGDYDFVVIDCPPALSWLTLNAFTAADKVLVVVSPGYFELDSTVQMGKTIEEVKIHFNPELELAGFVFTMSEPTINTKNSLKLLRQTYGDSVLNTIIPKNVDLRDAHFNQQDIFSYNASSKGSQAYERLIGELFSV